CGCTCATGCAGATCACGAAGCCGCTGATCACGAAGAAGATCTGCACGCCCAGACAGCCGTACGCGAACCAGGTGTGCAGCGTGGGGAACTGGAGCTGGGGCGAGGTGCCCCAGGCCGCGCTCACCTCGCCGTCCCGGCCGCCGTAGTGGTACGCGGCGACCATCAGGGCGGCGATCAGTCGCAGCCCGTCCAGCGCACGCAGGCGCGGCGCGTGCTTCTTGGGAGCTGTGGGAGCTGTGGGAGCTATCCGAGGAGGGGCAGAAGCGCTGTCGCCCGTCTCGGTGGAGGTCGCTCCGGCGGGAGGTGCCGTTCCGGCGGAAGTGACCGCCCCGGCGGACGACGTCGGGACGGTCGACGATTCCACGGCGCTCATCCGAGAGTGGCCCTCTTCAGGGATCGGGCGCGCTTGGCCACCCGGCGTACCGTCGCGTTGCGTGGGATGAAGGCGAGCTGCGCCGGTACCGCGCCGGGCAGTCCCAGCGAGGTGAGGCGCCGCCGCTTGAAGTAGCGCCAGGTGTCGGTGTTCAGACGCTCGGTCAGGTACCGCTCGGCGCCCGGCCGGGTGTCCGGGTAGATCTTGGGCTGCATGGCGAAGCCCACGGCCCGTACCAGCTCGGACAGTTCGTCGGCGGTCATGCCCTGACGCTGTGCGGTGACCGCCGCGCGGTCCGTCAGCTCCGGGAGCAGCGCGTCCACGATCGTGACGGGGACGCGGTTGCTGTTCTCGTACGGGGTGAGGCGTTCGAGGAGGGGTTCGGTGCCGATGCGGGCGACCGGGAGGCCGTACAGCGCGGAGGCCGTGAGCAGTGCGGTGGAGAAGCAGCCGACGACGAGCGCGGGCCGCATCCGCTGGTAGAGCACCTCGGCGAGGACCGGGGTGTCGAGCACCGTGAGGTCGGCGCCGATCCGCGTCGCCTCCTTCTCCAGGGCGCGCGACCAGCGGGCCGGCGCGCTGGGGTGCGGTTTGAACACGATCCGCTCGTGCCCGAGGGCGACGGCGCCCTTGAGCATCCGTACGTGCAGGTCCTCCTCCTCCTCGGCGGTGAGGATGCCAAGGGCGGAGAGGTACTGGCCGAGCAGCAGGGCCGGTTCGTCGATGGCGGGCAACTCGTCGCCCGTCTTGACGAGTTCGGTCAGGACGTCGGTGAAGACCGTGGTCGGCACGATCTCCGGTCCGACGCCGAACTCCGTGAGGAGCAAGGGGGTGAGGCCCGGCACCAGGTCGAGGTGCAGGAGCCGGTCGATCCGGGTGCCGACCAGCGGGTCGAGCTTGTTGCGGGTCGGGCCGTAACTCATCAGGCCGTCGGCGTAGACGGTGACGGGGGCGCCGGTGAAGATCTGGGTGAGGCCGAGCGCGGGGTTCACCTGGATCGACTCGACGACCAGCTCGACGTCGTCGTCGCCGAGTCCCCAGGCGAGCCGCAGATGCCGTTCCCACAGCGGTACGTCGTCGAGCCGCGGGGCCCAGCCGCCCGGGTGGAACGGGGAGATGGTCTCGTTCCACGAGATCACGTCGTCGAACCGGCTGCGCAACTGCGTGAAGCCGGGCATCTCGTCGACGCCGGGTGTCGTCTCGGGGGTCGCGGCGTTGTTGGAGACGAGCAGGACGCGCCGGTCCGCGGGGCGGAAGCAGCCGGCGTCGACGGCGGCGGCGAGTGTCGCCGTGCCGTACAGCGTCGACGCCATGAAGATCTGGGTCCTCACGCGGACACCCCCGCGGCGGCCGGACGGCGGCGCAGCCGGCGCAGTCGCGTCGCGCGCTGTATGTCCATGGAGTCGAGGGCGTCATCGAGGACGTCCTGCGGCATACGCCGCAATGCGACGGCACTCATCGACTTCAGTTTCCGTGCCACTGGCGGCTCGAACCTTTCGATGGATCCCAGATGATGGGAAATAATCGCACAGTAGGTCCGCACGGCCTTCGGGAGGAGTTTATCCGCGTCCCGGTCCTCGGCCGTTTCACTTACCACCTGGTCGAACGCGCGAATGAAATCCAGCTGCCGTACGTCACCGATCTGCGTCAGTGAGGAGGCGACCCCGCGCCGGTAGAACACCCCGAGCAGACCCACCGTGGCGAACGATTCCGCCTCCCGGTGCAGCTTCCAGATCCACGGCCGGTCCTCGGCCGTGCGCAGCCCGTCGGTGAAGTGCAGCAGGCCCCGGTCGGCCAGCCTGCGGTGGTAGATGCCGGCCCACGCGTACGCGTAGTCGACGGAGGTGGAGCGGTCGGCGGGCAGGATCGCCTCGCGCGGATCGAGGACGACACCGCGTCTGCCGTATGGCACACGGTGGACGGAGCGGGCCCGCGCGGTGCACTGGACATGGTCCGTGCGCACGAAGTCGCAGCCCAACTCCTCGATGGAGGCGAGCAGTTGCTCGTAATAGCCGGGGGCGAGCCAGTCGTCCCCGTCGAGGAACGTGAGGTACTCGCCCCGCGCCGCGTCGATGCCGGTGTTGCGCGCGGTGGCCAGTCCTCCGTTCTGCTCGTGTCTGACATGCACCGCGCCCGGGAGCTCGCGCTCCGCGCGCGCGAGGATGTCCGGCGTCTCGTCGCGGGAGCAGTCGTCGACGAGAATGAACTCGAAGTCGTCGCGTGCGTTGGCACGCAGACTCTTCAGGGTGTCGGGCGCATATTGCTGCACGTTGTAGAACGGCACGATGACGGAGAGCTTGACCACCCACGTGACGTTAGGCGGCGGCCCGGCATTCGTCTTGACCGTTGGTGAGATCTCAGGTGAACGACACGTGGCGGAATGGTGAACCGGGCCTTATTGCGGGCGCATCCAAGACGGCATCGCCATTCGGCGGTGTGCTGTTAACCCTTTGTTGTATTCCGGTTGGGCCGGTGATCGGAATCGCTTCCTAGCGTCTTCGGTGTGCCAGCAAGTACCGAGAAGTCCCTGCGAGTGGCCGTGCTCGCCGATTCCGATACCCGGTGGAAATGGGGCGCGCTCACCGCGAACCGTATCGCACCGGCCGATTCGGACATCAGGCTCGACGGCTATCTCCTGCGGGGCCGTGCGACCCCCACCGCCCGTCAGCTCGAAGAGGTCGGCGTGCGCGCCGACTCCCTGCGGGAGGTCACCGCTGTCGAGTTCCTGCGGGAGATGGCCCGCGAGGAGGCCGCGTACGACGTCCTCGTGCTGTCCCTCGTCGGGGGCGGGGTCCAGGCGATGCTGCACGGGCTGTCCCACCAGTGGCGGGAGCGCGCGGCGACGGGGAGCACGAAGCGGCCCGTGGTCGTCACCGGCTACGTCGGCGTCGTCTACGAGAAGCTCGCCGACGGCCTGCTCCTGCGGCACGGCGCGGACCTCGTCCTCGCCAACTCCCGCCAGGACGCGGACCGTTTCACGGCCGTGTACGAGGGAGTGGGCGCCGACGCCTCCTCGGTGACCGAGGTCGCCCTGCCGTTCCTCGGCGGCGACCCGTACGAGAAGCACGACCCGTACACGGTCGTCTTCGCCGCGCAGCCCTCCGTGCCGGAGAGCCGCAAGGACCGTACGTACCTGCTGAACCGGCTCGTCCAGCACGCCAGGCTGCACCCGGACCGCGAGGTCCTGCTGAAGCTGCGCTCCAGGCCGGGCGAGCACACCACGCACATCGAGGAGCAGCCCTACCAGCGCCTCGCGGAGCGGATCCCCGGCGGCCTCCCCGCCAACCTCCGCCTCGTGTACGGGCACATGGGCGACGTCCTCGACCGTACGGACCTGCTGGTCACCGTCAGTTCCACGGCGGCCCTCGAATCGCTGCACCGGCGGATCCCCACCGTGGTCCTCAGCGACCTCGGGGTTCGCGAGTCGCTCGGCAACCACCACTTCGTGGGCTCCGGCTGCCTCGCCTCCTGGGACCAGCTGGACGACGGGCACATCCCGTCGCCCGACGAGCGGTGGGTCGCCCGGCAGGGCGTCGCCGCCGGCTCCACCGCGGACGGCGGCTCCTACGAGACGGCCTTCGACGCGGCCCGCGAGCGCATCGCCGCGCTGCTCGGCCAGGGCCCGCTGCCCGGTCTCGCCCCCTACTACACGCCTGTCACCGCGCCCGGCTACCTGCCCGGCATCCTCGCCCGCCACCACCTCGCCCCGGACGGCAGTCCGCTGCCCGGCGCGCCCGACGCGGACCGGGAGCCGGGGGCCGTGCGGCAGATCGTGCGGCGCGCCGCACGCGGCGCGTACCGGCACGGGGTGCAGCGGGTGGCGCCCGTCATCCGGCGGATGGGGGAGCTGTGACGGTTCGCTCCGCGGCGGGGGCTGCTTTGAACCTGCGGGTCCGTCGTGGCTGGTCGCGCAGTTCCCCGCGCCCCTTTCGGGGCGCCATACGCCAGCCCTTCATCAAGGAGTACAGGTAATGACCAACTCGGAAGCGGGACGGCTCAAGTCCGTGCCCCGTGTGCTCGCGGTGATTCCCGCCCGGGGCGGGTCCAAGGGGGTGCCCGCCAAGAACCTGCTGCCCGTCGGCGGTGTGCCGCTCGTCGCCCGGGCGGTGCGCGAGTGCCGTGCGGCCCGCCTCGTCACGGACGTCGTGGTCTCCACCGACGACCAGGCGATCGCCTCCGCCGCCCGTGAGGCCGGCGCCGAGGTCGTCCTGCGGCCCGCCGCCATCGCCGGCGACACCGCGACCTCCGAGGCGGCCGTCCTGCACGCCATGGACGCCCACGAGGCCCTGCACGGCTCCGCCGTCGACGCCGTACTCCTCGTGCAGTGCACCAGCCCTTTCATCATCCGCGAGGACATCGACTCGGTGGCCGGCGCGGTCGTCGAGAACGGCGCCGACACCGCGCTGACCGTGGCGCCCTTCCACGGATTCATCTGGCGCGACGCCGACGACGACCCGGCCGCGGTCGACACCGAACTCACCCGGTCCGTCGGCGGCGCCACCGCCCTGGCCAACACCACGGCCACCGACGGGGGGTACGGCGTCAACCACGACAAGTCCTTCCGGCCGCGCCGCCAGGACCGGCCCCAGGACCTCCTGGAGACCGGCGCCGCGTACTGCATGGACGCGGCGGGCCTGCGCGAGCACAAGCACCGCTTCTTCGGCCGGACGGAACTCGTGCGGACCGACCCCGCGCGGGTCCTGGAGATCGACGACCCGCACGACCTCGCCCGCGCCCGGGCCCTCGCGCCGCTCTTCGACGCGAACCGGCCGGGCACCCTCCCGACCGCCGACGACATCGACGCGGTCGTCCTCGACTTCGACGGCACCCAGACCGACGACAGGGTGCTGATCGACTCCGACGGAAAGGAGTTCGTCTCCGTGCACCGCGGCGACGGACTCGGCATCGCGGCCCTGCGCAGGAGCGGCCTGAAGATGCTGATCCTCTCCACGGAGCAGAACCCGGTCGTCGCCGCCCGCGCACGGAAGCTCAAGATCCCCGTGCTGCACGGCATCGACCGGAAAGACCTCGCACTGAAGCAGTGGTGCGAGGAACAGGGCATCGCGCCCGAGCGCGTGCTCTACGTCGGCAACGACGTCAACGACCTCCCGTGCTTCGCCCTCGTCGGCTGGCCCGTGGCGGTCGCGAGCGCCCACGACGTCGTACGCGGCTCCGCGCGCGCGGTCACCACCGTCCCCGGTGGCGACGGCGCGATCCGAGAGATCGCCAGCTGGATCCTCGGCCCCTCTCTCGACTCCCTCGACAAGTAAGGAACGTCTCCACCATGAGCTCCAACTCCCGTCTGCGCACCTTCGGTTCCAAGACCGCGGGCCCCGGCCACCCCGTCTACGTCGTCGGCGAGATCGGCATCAACCACAACGGCGACCTGGAGAACGCGTTCAAGCTGATCGACGCCGCCGCCGAGGCCGGCTGCGACGCCGTCAAGTTCCAGAAGCGCACCCCGGAGATCTGCACCCCGCGCGACCAGTGGGACATCGAGCGCGACACCCCCTGGGGCCGGATGACCTACATCGACTACCGCCACCGCGTGGAGTTCGGCGAGGACGAGTACCGCAAGATCGACGAGTACTCCAAGTCGAAGAACATCGCCTGGTTCGCCTCCCCGTGGGACACCGAGGCCGTCGCCTTCCTGGAGAAGTTCGACGTCCCGGCCCACAAGGTCGCCTCCGCCTCCCTCACCGACGACGAGCTGCTGCGCTCGCTGCGCGCCACCGGCCGCACGGTCATCCTCTCCACCGGCATGTCGACGCCGAAGCAGATCCGCCACGCCGTCGAGGTCCTCGGCAGCGACAACATCCTGATGTGCCACGCCACGTCGACCTACCCGGCGCAGGCCGAGGAGCTCAACCTCCGCGTCATCAACACCCTCCAGGCCGAGTACCCGAACGTCCCGATCGGCTACTCCGGCCACGAGACGGGCCTGCAGACCACCCTCGCCGCGGTCGCCCTCGGCGCCGCCTTCGTCGAGCGCCACATCACCCTGGACCGCGCGATGTGGGGCTCCGACCAGGCCGCCTCCGTCGAGCCGCAGGGCCTCACCCGCCTCGTCCGTGACATCCGCACCATCGAGGCCTCCCTCGGCGACGGCGTCAAGAAGGTCTACGAGTCCGAGCTGGGCCCGATGAAGAAGCTGCGCCGCGTCTCGGGCGTCGTCGCCGAGGCGGAGATCGCGGCGGCGGCCGGCGAGCCGGTCGCGGTCTGACCCGTCCCGCTCCCCCCTTCGTCATTCCCACCCCTTCCGATTCCAGGGAAGCGACGGTCGTACGTCGATGAGTCCCCGCGCCGGGTCCACCGGCCCCCAGTCACCCGCCACGCTGGCTTTCGTGGAAAGTCCGGTGCAGCTCCTGAACGTCCTGGAGTGGGCGCACGCGCACGCCCTGAAGGCCGCGGCCCTCAGGAGCACCGGCGAGACCTGCGGGCCCCCGGGCCCGGAACTGGGAGCCGGCCGGCCCGGCGGAACCGGCAGGTTCGGGCGGTCGGGCAAGCCCGGCGGGTCGGGCAGGCCCGGCAGGACCGGTGACGCCAGGCCGGGGGAGGCCGGCAGCGGCCTCACGCTCGTCGTCCTGTCGCCCACCGACCCGATGACCCGCGGCCAGCTCAGACGCATGGCCGAGCTGGCCAGGGACGAGGGGTACGACGTGCGGTGGGAGGAGGCGAGGGGCGGCACGACCGCGCCCTTCCACACGGTCGGCGGACTCGCGCCGCTGCTGCGGCGCGCACGGCGCATCGTGATGGGCGACCCCTTCTCGCGGTACGTGCAGCTGCTGCTGACCATCACCCGCGCCCGCGACCTCGTCGTCGTGGACGACGGGACCGCGACCATGGAGTTCGTCTCCCAGCTGGCCCGCGGTGAACGGCTGGTGCGCTGGCACCGGCGCGGCGGGCGCCCCGGGGCCCGGGACCTGGTCTTCGCACCGGTCTCGGCCCGGGCCCGCCGACGGCTCACCCCCGGCGCCGGACGCCGCGTGGAGATCTTCTCCTCCATGCCGATCGACGAGACGCCCGAGGGCGTCGACATCTCGGCCAACGACTTCGCGTGGACCCGGGCCCGCTTCGGCCCGCCCCGCATCACCAAGGGCGCCGACCTGGTCGGCACGTCCCTGGTGGAGACCGGGGTCGTCGACCCCGACCGCTACCTCGAAGCGGTCAAGGGGCTGGCCGGCACCTACGGGGCCACCCGCTACTTCGCCCACCGCAGGGAGAGCCCCGAGAAGCTGCACCGGCTGGCCGTCGAGACCGGCCTGGAGATCGTCCGCCCGGACCTCCCCCTGGAGCTGATCGCCCGCCGGGGCCCCATCGGCCGCACGATCCTCAGCTTCCCCTCCACGGTGGTCCACACCCTGCCGCTCGCGCTGGCCGGCACGGACGTCAAGGTCGCCGTCTTCGACATCGACCCGGCCTGGCTCACCGAGAACGCCTCCCCCCGCGCCCAGGGCTTCCTCTCGGGCGTCACGGACACGGCACGCGACGTCCACCGCCTGTCGGCGATCACGGCCGTCTGAGGTCCGGGCCCGACCCGGCGCCCGGAGCGTGTCCGGCAGCTGAACGGAACCGATCGGGTGTCCGTATGCGTGGTATGCGTAGAGAGCCTGTTTCCGGGGACCCGGGAATGGGCGTCGCCGCCCGGAGGTTTTCCCACCAGGAAGGCCGGATCCGGATCCGCCTGGGCAGGCGTGGGAGCCGTCGGTCCAAAAAGCCGGGCGAGTCTACCCAGGCCAATCAAACTGTATGCGCCACGCGGCTGGATTTCCTGTCCCGAACGAGTTGAAGTTTTGTTGATCGCAGGGCAGTTGGTCGTCGCGTCGCCCTACCCTTCAGAGGGTGAACCAACTGATGTCGCAAGAGTCCGAGGCCGATTCGACCGGGGAAACATCGTCCGAGGTGCCGCCGCCCGGCGAGGGACCGCTCCCCGGTGTGCTGTCCGAGGCGCTGCGCGCCGAACTCGTCGCGTTCCGACGCGACTTGCACATGCACCCGGAGCTGGGCAATCACGAGTTCCGCACCACCGCCGCGATCAAGGAGCGGCTGGAGCGGGCCGGTCTGCGCCCCCGCGTGCTGGACACCGGAACCGGGCTCGTCTGTGACATCGGCGTACCGGATCCCGCGCTCCCGATGCTCGCCCTGCGCGCCGACATCGACGGCCTGCCCATCCCGGACATGAAGACCGGGTGCGCCTACCGCTCGACCGTGCCCGACCGCGCCCACGCCTGCGGACACGACGTGCACACGACCGTCGTCCTGGGCGCCGCCCTCGTCCTCGCGGACCTGCACGAGCGGGGCCTGCTCGACCGGGCCGTACGCCTGATCTTCCAGCCCGCCGAGGAGGTGCTGCCCGGCGGAGCCCCCGAGGTCATCAAGGGCGGCGGCCTCGACG
This sequence is a window from Streptomyces ortus. Protein-coding genes within it:
- a CDS encoding alpha-2,8-polysialyltransferase family protein, whose translation is MRTQIFMASTLYGTATLAAAVDAGCFRPADRRVLLVSNNAATPETTPGVDEMPGFTQLRSRFDDVISWNETISPFHPGGWAPRLDDVPLWERHLRLAWGLGDDDVELVVESIQVNPALGLTQIFTGAPVTVYADGLMSYGPTRNKLDPLVGTRIDRLLHLDLVPGLTPLLLTEFGVGPEIVPTTVFTDVLTELVKTGDELPAIDEPALLLGQYLSALGILTAEEEEDLHVRMLKGAVALGHERIVFKPHPSAPARWSRALEKEATRIGADLTVLDTPVLAEVLYQRMRPALVVGCFSTALLTASALYGLPVARIGTEPLLERLTPYENSNRVPVTIVDALLPELTDRAAVTAQRQGMTADELSELVRAVGFAMQPKIYPDTRPGAERYLTERLNTDTWRYFKRRRLTSLGLPGAVPAQLAFIPRNATVRRVAKRARSLKRATLG
- a CDS encoding glycosyltransferase family 2 protein, encoding MVKLSVIVPFYNVQQYAPDTLKSLRANARDDFEFILVDDCSRDETPDILARAERELPGAVHVRHEQNGGLATARNTGIDAARGEYLTFLDGDDWLAPGYYEQLLASIEELGCDFVRTDHVQCTARARSVHRVPYGRRGVVLDPREAILPADRSTSVDYAYAWAGIYHRRLADRGLLHFTDGLRTAEDRPWIWKLHREAESFATVGLLGVFYRRGVASSLTQIGDVRQLDFIRAFDQVVSETAEDRDADKLLPKAVRTYCAIISHHLGSIERFEPPVARKLKSMSAVALRRMPQDVLDDALDSMDIQRATRLRRLRRRPAAAGVSA
- a CDS encoding DUF6716 putative glycosyltransferase gives rise to the protein MPASTEKSLRVAVLADSDTRWKWGALTANRIAPADSDIRLDGYLLRGRATPTARQLEEVGVRADSLREVTAVEFLREMAREEAAYDVLVLSLVGGGVQAMLHGLSHQWRERAATGSTKRPVVVTGYVGVVYEKLADGLLLRHGADLVLANSRQDADRFTAVYEGVGADASSVTEVALPFLGGDPYEKHDPYTVVFAAQPSVPESRKDRTYLLNRLVQHARLHPDREVLLKLRSRPGEHTTHIEEQPYQRLAERIPGGLPANLRLVYGHMGDVLDRTDLLVTVSSTAALESLHRRIPTVVLSDLGVRESLGNHHFVGSGCLASWDQLDDGHIPSPDERWVARQGVAAGSTADGGSYETAFDAARERIAALLGQGPLPGLAPYYTPVTAPGYLPGILARHHLAPDGSPLPGAPDADREPGAVRQIVRRAARGAYRHGVQRVAPVIRRMGEL
- a CDS encoding N-acylneuraminate cytidylyltransferase; the encoded protein is MTNSEAGRLKSVPRVLAVIPARGGSKGVPAKNLLPVGGVPLVARAVRECRAARLVTDVVVSTDDQAIASAAREAGAEVVLRPAAIAGDTATSEAAVLHAMDAHEALHGSAVDAVLLVQCTSPFIIREDIDSVAGAVVENGADTALTVAPFHGFIWRDADDDPAAVDTELTRSVGGATALANTTATDGGYGVNHDKSFRPRRQDRPQDLLETGAAYCMDAAGLREHKHRFFGRTELVRTDPARVLEIDDPHDLARARALAPLFDANRPGTLPTADDIDAVVLDFDGTQTDDRVLIDSDGKEFVSVHRGDGLGIAALRRSGLKMLILSTEQNPVVAARARKLKIPVLHGIDRKDLALKQWCEEQGIAPERVLYVGNDVNDLPCFALVGWPVAVASAHDVVRGSARAVTTVPGGDGAIREIASWILGPSLDSLDK
- a CDS encoding N-acetylneuraminate synthase family protein, whose protein sequence is MSSNSRLRTFGSKTAGPGHPVYVVGEIGINHNGDLENAFKLIDAAAEAGCDAVKFQKRTPEICTPRDQWDIERDTPWGRMTYIDYRHRVEFGEDEYRKIDEYSKSKNIAWFASPWDTEAVAFLEKFDVPAHKVASASLTDDELLRSLRATGRTVILSTGMSTPKQIRHAVEVLGSDNILMCHATSTYPAQAEELNLRVINTLQAEYPNVPIGYSGHETGLQTTLAAVALGAAFVERHITLDRAMWGSDQAASVEPQGLTRLVRDIRTIEASLGDGVKKVYESELGPMKKLRRVSGVVAEAEIAAAAGEPVAV